A stretch of Gossypium hirsutum isolate 1008001.06 chromosome A06, Gossypium_hirsutum_v2.1, whole genome shotgun sequence DNA encodes these proteins:
- the LOC107962125 gene encoding abscisic acid receptor PYL4 — MPSSLQLQRTTTTAVGTCRHQKQQPPPPTTLTSFFPLPTGVSVPDMVSAYHFHTLGPNQCCSAVVQTIKAPVETVWSVVRRFDNPQAYKHFLKSCHVIVGDGNVGSLREVHVISGLPAAFSTERLEILDDEHHVLSFSVVGGVHRLNNYKSVTTLHASNKGNGTVVVESFVVDIPPGNTREDTCTFVDTIVRCNLQSLAQMAENMATKESLSSSP; from the coding sequence ATGCCTTCCTCTTTGCAGCTCCAACGCACCACTACCACCGCCGTTGGCACCTGCCGCCACCAAAAACAACAACCCCCACCCCCTACCACTCTCACGTCCTTTTTCCCTCTTCCAACCGGCGTCTCCGTTCCCGACATGGTCTCCGCCTACCACTTCCACACCTTGGGTCCTAACCAGTGTTGCTCCGCTGTGGTTCAAACCATCAAGGCCCCTGTCGAAACCGTCTGGTCGGTGGTTCGCCGTTTCGATAACCCTCAAGCTTATAAACACTTCCTCAAAAGCTGTCATGTCATCGTCGGTGACGGTAACGTAGGCAGCCTCCGTGAAGTCCACGTCATATCGGGTCTCCCCGCCGCTTTCAGCACCGAGAGGCTTGAAATCCTTGACGACGAACATCACGTGCTTAGCTTTAGCGTCGTCGGAGGTGTTCATCGGTTGAATAATTACAAGTCTGTCACGACTCTACacgcttcaaacaaaggtaacgGGACAGTTGTGGTGGAATCATTCGTCGTTGACATACCGCCCGGTAATACCAGAGAAGATACATGCACTTTCGTTGATACTATTGTACGTTGCAACCTTCAATCTTTGGCTCAAATGGCTGAAAATATGGCAACAAAAGAATCATTGTCATCATCTCCCTAA